The proteins below are encoded in one region of Candidatus Methanoperedens sp.:
- a CDS encoding ABC transporter permease, translating into MIALRNLAYNRFRTLLSIAGIAIAVISIILLGSIGNGLLITGEKTLEKSSMQMWMTGKALDLESQYSGGTEGKIADAHNLEKELLKNSNIKRAIPVLTEIVYAYREGAEPKAVFGLGIEETSGSFVSILQGEGLTGDTHYNKGLYSGPWVSEILLDERAAKLLGANIGDTLNIGKTVIEARKQKFKVVGLTNSMSSFSSGPMLVFYLSELQDISGNNYYDTVNLIMLRLKDPTKAEDTQKQLEAQYPDYTVSTNLNLLKKIVKQNFPILASAFSIVVLAVIMGAILMVNTVLLSLNERKNEIGILKVMGFMRWSIFKFVGSEGFLVCIIGGITGVLLSIPLSGMLNMIVYKVAGFNNLVLIDNTYIYMGMAVAIITGLLTSFLAVMQISRMKPAELIRGT; encoded by the coding sequence ATGATCGCGCTTCGGAACCTTGCATATAACAGGTTCAGGACATTACTTTCGATAGCAGGCATAGCTATAGCCGTAATTTCCATTATACTTCTGGGTTCTATTGGCAACGGGCTCCTTATAACAGGTGAAAAGACCCTTGAAAAGAGCAGCATGCAGATGTGGATGACCGGCAAGGCCCTTGATCTTGAGTCGCAGTACTCCGGCGGTACGGAAGGAAAAATAGCAGATGCCCATAATCTTGAGAAGGAGCTTTTAAAGAACAGCAATATTAAAAGAGCGATTCCCGTGCTGACCGAGATAGTGTATGCTTACAGGGAAGGGGCAGAACCGAAAGCTGTATTCGGTCTTGGGATCGAAGAAACCAGCGGCAGTTTTGTCTCAATTCTGCAGGGGGAAGGTCTCACAGGCGATACGCATTACAACAAAGGGCTGTATAGCGGTCCCTGGGTAAGTGAAATACTGCTGGATGAAAGGGCTGCAAAGCTCCTGGGAGCAAATATCGGCGATACTCTTAATATCGGAAAAACGGTCATAGAGGCGCGCAAACAGAAATTCAAGGTAGTCGGGCTTACCAATTCGATGTCAAGCTTCAGCTCAGGCCCCATGCTCGTTTTTTACCTCTCAGAGCTTCAGGACATTTCCGGGAACAATTATTATGATACCGTGAATCTCATAATGCTCAGGCTGAAAGACCCTACCAAAGCCGAAGATACGCAGAAACAACTGGAGGCACAATACCCGGACTATACCGTGAGCACGAACCTGAATCTCCTGAAAAAGATAGTGAAGCAGAATTTCCCTATACTGGCAAGCGCATTTTCTATCGTTGTCCTGGCAGTGATCATGGGAGCCATTCTCATGGTGAACACGGTGCTTTTGTCCCTGAACGAAAGAAAGAACGAGATAGGTATCTTAAAGGTAATGGGTTTCATGCGGTGGTCCATATTCAAGTTTGTGGGATCCGAAGGCTTCCTGGTATGCATAATTGGCGGGATCACGGGAGTTTTGCTCAGCATTCCACTTTCAGGGATGCTGAACATGATCGTCTATAAAGTGGCGGGATTCAATAACCTTGTACTGATCGATAATACCTATATTTACATGGGCATGGCCGTCGCGATCATCACAGGACTCCTGACGAGCTTCCTTGCCGTAATGCAGATAAGCCGGATGAAACCTGCCGAATTGATAAGGGGGACATAA
- a CDS encoding DUF58 domain-containing protein, producing MQFQPTGKNSAIFVFIFTLLGLITSNPLFYAPGAVIALAVFFDLVSFLIALDALNASVVRKVGKTKIHMDNLLDVEVDLKINARNLKKVHFQDLYPESFTFISGDAGQNINPEKTQHHFSYCLKATGRGTYSFSRSHLDIESNLRMFRHRSDIESHIEVSIYPPVLSRKSMLAHYISTQYGSGRLRQKGMGTEVAEIRNYMPGDDVRHIDWKTSLRLNSMFTKEFESDTGLSMFVLVDHSKMDGQDNLDYAIRIANYLTQQAARDNQPTGVITFTHDRITNKCLIKSGKNPFEISRDLFSLVPETSKPCTLAMDAGEIKEFERKLRSSNGDRFHSILSPFFIEGSEHSRIMESQGIYRAIKHLIQFSKTPSLIAIITDLAYEVPVLDSVRLATYYGNRVLVIVTSPVLFKEYDVLELEEHYIEYMRLQKKIEKFKRLKSVKVMEARPGERPELIIDKAVQGWKTHF from the coding sequence ATGCAATTTCAACCAACAGGAAAAAATTCAGCTATATTTGTTTTCATTTTTACACTGTTAGGCCTGATAACATCAAATCCTCTCTTTTACGCCCCTGGCGCAGTCATTGCCCTCGCGGTATTTTTCGATCTGGTAAGTTTTCTGATAGCCCTTGATGCTCTCAATGCATCGGTCGTAAGAAAGGTAGGCAAAACAAAAATTCATATGGATAACCTGCTGGATGTTGAGGTAGACCTGAAAATAAATGCCAGAAATCTAAAGAAAGTTCATTTTCAGGATTTATATCCCGAATCGTTTACCTTCATCTCAGGGGATGCGGGCCAGAATATCAACCCTGAAAAAACCCAGCACCATTTTTCATACTGCTTGAAAGCAACCGGGCGCGGAACTTATTCGTTCTCAAGATCGCATCTTGATATTGAAAGCAATCTTCGGATGTTCAGGCACAGGTCTGATATTGAAAGCCATATCGAGGTAAGTATTTATCCGCCTGTCCTATCGAGAAAATCCATGTTGGCCCACTATATTTCCACACAGTACGGAAGCGGCAGGTTGAGGCAAAAAGGCATGGGAACCGAAGTTGCGGAGATCAGGAATTATATGCCCGGAGACGATGTGAGGCATATAGACTGGAAAACAAGTTTGCGGCTTAATAGCATGTTCACAAAAGAGTTTGAATCTGATACGGGGCTTTCGATGTTCGTTCTGGTGGATCACAGCAAGATGGATGGCCAGGATAACCTTGACTATGCAATTCGGATAGCAAATTATTTGACGCAGCAGGCGGCCAGGGACAACCAGCCAACAGGCGTGATCACATTCACCCATGATCGCATCACCAACAAATGCCTGATAAAAAGTGGGAAGAACCCGTTTGAAATATCAAGAGATCTCTTTTCTCTGGTCCCTGAGACGAGTAAACCGTGTACCTTGGCCATGGATGCCGGGGAGATAAAGGAATTTGAAAGAAAGTTGAGATCCTCCAATGGAGATCGCTTCCATTCTATTCTTTCGCCGTTTTTTATCGAGGGTTCTGAACACTCAAGGATTATGGAGTCGCAGGGCATATACCGTGCCATAAAGCATCTGATCCAGTTTTCAAAGACACCTTCACTGATCGCGATAATTACGGACCTTGCGTATGAAGTGCCGGTGCTTGACAGCGTGCGCCTTGCGACATATTACGGGAATCGGGTTCTTGTGATCGTTACATCACCCGTTCTTTTCAAGGAATATGATGTGCTTGAGCTTGAAGAACATTATATTGAATACATGAGATTACAGAAAAAAATTGAAAAATTCAAGCGTCTTAAAAGTGTAAAAGTAATGGAGGCACGACCGGGT
- a CDS encoding carboxypeptidase-like regulatory domain-containing protein: MGNVKRSGKILILRSNLLLILIILGMIAAASGGLPSHINPSNVTVSNSNLLAQQLSIINELLLYRSEIFISLNKGNIKDAKENFDEYLRLLRENDNILVQIDGDVYGELKGSAGSLNLSTEDVNRLRALYDEGKAAYENNQTDKAIQIAISAREVIGNLSSLQQAQIMDAVARFPGVNITRYETGLSTFNNTIKEIQKRWRPVELTLFDDTVTKLSVAPPGGEFGDTISITGNLTLPRNGSGVPDATMAVKLDNETFTSLTTDKKGKYNYTFKIPGAKPGNHTVYAEFVPYDEPLLSSAAKSTFFIQPSVTGITIDAKPEYGEFGDILRLRGNLTAKNASRVAEASIMISIDNGTIVNVKTDNNGTYRYDFKISMIRGGKHTVRADFNSSDPLLLGATNMTTINVIAADTMLSVNSNANYLVFGDFLSISGNLLTRNASGISDADIVISIDNQTFTNVKTDEDGSYKYNFTVPNIKNGVHRIGSDFIPSAQPLIRSGNATEIEVMQTNTTLSIAGPKMVYQNDYLNITGNLLTSKNRRVPASNISVQFDSREIGTAIVNNGNFSFSYWMAKNVSLGNHLIMIRFNGESSLLPSENSMPVEIKTNPVFYKNIIFLMLALAVLSGILYLGKEKVRIPQIEALVSSIRARFGKSEKIEEPSIATEPVKEEIEQEEPRAKVQQEEILAHLDNLIRQRWYRESISISFKSAKDCISAVSGIKVTQQQTPREFYDLVKKSALEYANEFKELTEVYELAMYSSNKMNEDMALKTLDLLKKIYKISKNE; encoded by the coding sequence ATGGGAAATGTGAAGAGGTCAGGTAAGATCCTGATACTGCGCTCAAACCTTCTACTGATCTTAATTATTCTTGGAATGATAGCGGCTGCTTCCGGGGGCTTACCCTCTCATATAAACCCGAGCAACGTCACGGTCTCGAATTCAAACCTCCTTGCGCAGCAGTTGTCGATCATCAATGAACTTCTTCTCTACAGGTCAGAGATTTTCATATCACTGAACAAGGGCAATATCAAGGATGCCAAAGAGAATTTTGATGAATATCTGCGCTTACTTCGAGAGAATGACAATATTTTAGTTCAGATTGACGGCGACGTGTACGGGGAGTTAAAAGGAAGCGCAGGTTCATTGAATTTAAGCACCGAAGATGTAAATCGGTTGCGTGCTCTCTATGATGAAGGGAAAGCTGCATATGAGAACAACCAGACTGATAAAGCTATCCAGATAGCCATCAGTGCCAGGGAGGTCATCGGGAACCTGAGTTCTTTGCAGCAGGCACAGATCATGGACGCAGTCGCACGGTTTCCCGGTGTGAATATCACTCGATACGAGACCGGATTATCTACCTTCAATAATACCATTAAAGAGATCCAGAAAAGATGGCGCCCCGTTGAGTTAACCCTTTTCGACGACACCGTTACAAAGCTTTCGGTCGCTCCTCCGGGCGGCGAATTCGGGGATACGATAAGTATCACCGGGAACCTGACCCTGCCAAGAAATGGTTCAGGCGTTCCCGATGCAACAATGGCCGTGAAATTAGATAATGAGACTTTTACCAGTCTCACCACTGATAAAAAAGGCAAATACAACTATACATTCAAAATACCCGGTGCAAAACCCGGAAACCATACCGTCTATGCAGAGTTCGTACCTTATGATGAGCCTCTGTTATCATCTGCAGCTAAGAGCACTTTTTTCATCCAGCCATCGGTTACTGGCATAACAATCGATGCAAAACCAGAATATGGAGAATTTGGAGACATTCTGCGCCTGAGAGGAAATCTGACAGCAAAAAATGCGTCCCGGGTGGCTGAGGCAAGCATTATGATCTCCATAGATAACGGCACCATAGTAAACGTGAAAACCGACAATAATGGAACATATAGATACGATTTCAAAATTTCGATGATTAGGGGAGGCAAGCATACGGTGCGTGCAGATTTCAATTCATCTGATCCACTGCTTCTTGGAGCAACCAATATGACCACAATAAATGTGATTGCAGCCGACACCATGCTTAGCGTTAATTCAAATGCAAATTATTTGGTGTTTGGTGATTTCCTGTCGATCTCAGGAAATCTTCTCACTAGGAATGCATCCGGCATATCAGATGCAGATATTGTTATCTCGATCGATAACCAGACATTCACGAATGTGAAAACTGATGAAGATGGTTCATATAAGTACAATTTTACAGTTCCCAATATAAAAAACGGGGTGCATAGAATTGGTTCGGATTTCATCCCATCTGCTCAGCCGCTCATACGATCAGGAAATGCAACTGAGATAGAAGTGATGCAGACAAATACCACGCTTTCAATAGCGGGGCCCAAGATGGTTTATCAGAATGATTATTTGAATATTACAGGGAATCTTTTGACCTCTAAGAATCGTAGAGTTCCTGCTTCCAATATTTCAGTCCAGTTCGATTCGAGGGAAATCGGCACAGCAATTGTAAATAATGGGAACTTTTCTTTTAGTTACTGGATGGCAAAAAATGTGAGTCTTGGGAATCATCTCATTATGATCAGATTTAATGGAGAATCCTCGTTATTACCCTCTGAAAATTCAATGCCAGTTGAGATAAAGACTAATCCTGTATTCTATAAAAATATCATATTCCTGATGCTCGCACTGGCCGTACTTTCAGGTATCCTCTACCTGGGAAAGGAAAAAGTTCGCATACCTCAGATTGAAGCCCTTGTTTCTTCGATTAGAGCAAGGTTCGGCAAATCTGAGAAAATCGAAGAGCCATCGATCGCAACTGAACCTGTAAAAGAAGAAATTGAACAGGAAGAGCCTCGTGCAAAGGTACAGCAGGAGGAGATATTGGCTCATCTGGACAACCTTATCAGGCAAAGGTGGTACAGGGAATCCATCTCAATTTCTTTCAAGAGCGCGAAAGACTGCATTTCGGCAGTTTCAGGGATCAAGGTCACGCAGCAGCAAACCCCCAGGGAGTTCTATGACCTTGTAAAAAAAAGCGCGCTTGAATACGCCAATGAGTTCAAGGAACTGACCGAAGTCTATGAGCTCGCCATGTACAGCAGCAATAAAATGAATGAAGATATGGCTTTGAAAACTTTGGATCTGCTTAAAAAAATTTATAAAATATCAAAAAATGAATAA
- a CDS encoding MoxR family ATPase yields MNTGTKFIEIQRTAKAIFNEVNKIIVGKNDLIDHLIISLLSEGNILMEGYPGVAKTTIAKTFASALGCDFKRIQFTPDIMPADITGTYIYNQKTGTFELRKGPVFANIVLADEINRTSPKSQSALLECMEERQVTLEGKTIPVPRPYMVIATQNPIDLEGTYPLPEVQIDRFLFKLEVKYPDEKEELEILVRKDKDLFNEIKKVSSPAEITGLINAVKKVYIDEKVLIYIRNLVLKTRNNKDLLIGASPRASIALLNASKSLAAIQGRSYVIPDDVKHLLPAVLRHRLILSPESEFGGVSVNDVIQDALDSVEVL; encoded by the coding sequence ATGAACACGGGAACTAAGTTCATAGAGATACAGCGCACCGCCAAGGCGATCTTTAATGAAGTGAATAAGATCATCGTGGGGAAAAACGACCTGATCGATCACCTTATCATAAGTCTTCTCTCAGAGGGCAACATTCTGATGGAAGGTTATCCCGGCGTTGCGAAAACGACTATTGCAAAAACATTTGCATCGGCACTTGGCTGTGATTTCAAGAGGATACAGTTCACGCCCGATATCATGCCTGCGGACATTACAGGCACATACATATACAATCAAAAGACCGGCACCTTTGAGCTGCGGAAAGGACCTGTGTTCGCCAATATCGTACTGGCGGATGAGATCAACCGGACATCGCCTAAATCCCAATCCGCGCTTCTTGAATGTATGGAAGAGCGCCAGGTCACGCTTGAAGGGAAGACCATCCCTGTCCCGAGGCCTTATATGGTCATAGCCACGCAGAATCCCATAGATCTTGAAGGTACATACCCGCTTCCAGAGGTACAGATAGACAGGTTCCTGTTCAAGCTTGAGGTGAAATACCCTGATGAAAAAGAAGAGCTTGAAATACTGGTGCGCAAGGACAAGGATTTATTCAATGAAATTAAGAAAGTCAGTTCCCCTGCTGAGATCACTGGATTGATAAATGCCGTGAAAAAGGTGTACATAGACGAGAAAGTTTTGATCTACATCCGGAACCTTGTGTTGAAAACGAGAAATAATAAAGATCTTCTGATCGGAGCAAGCCCCAGGGCATCCATTGCCCTTTTAAATGCCTCAAAATCCTTAGCTGCGATCCAGGGCAGGTCGTACGTTATCCCGGACGACGTTAAGCATCTTCTCCCTGCTGTACTCCGGCACCGCCTCATACTTTCCCCGGAATCGGAGTTTGGCGGAGTCTCAGTTAACGACGTTATTCAGGACGCTTTAGACAGTGTGGAAGTCTTGTAA
- a CDS encoding DUF4350 domain-containing protein, which translates to MNKINGKILILVVSVLLLIAFFRFSENGEDFSTYNPDWNGATKIKDLISENHTVISMPARQDLTLLKPNGSALVVLGPRSNFSEKDIEIIQKFVRSGGLLVLSDDFGTGNQLLNRLTTSVSFSGLLLQDDVSFWKNSTLAVVKANIENVSNITLNYPTSLVITNGSISVLANTSRFSWLSKNDSRWAQSDRERESYPVIADLAFGQGKIVVISDPSIFINSMLPMQDNRLLLGKLVEERPFVGFDETVRMPPIPAFNYMIRNNPSFQYLFAAVVISLAFIYMKRDEISKLKTKTTKYRFDPDEDTIISEILSRKNWDKRRFMLFRNRIRGNK; encoded by the coding sequence ATGAATAAAATAAACGGAAAAATATTGATCTTGGTCGTATCTGTCCTGTTGCTCATAGCCTTCTTCAGGTTCTCCGAGAATGGCGAAGACTTCAGCACCTACAATCCTGATTGGAATGGAGCCACGAAGATCAAAGATCTCATATCTGAGAACCATACGGTAATCTCAATGCCTGCCCGCCAGGACCTCACCTTATTGAAACCCAATGGATCGGCGCTTGTTGTTCTTGGGCCGAGAAGCAATTTTTCAGAAAAGGACATAGAGATCATTCAAAAATTTGTAAGGTCGGGCGGGCTCCTTGTTCTCTCAGATGACTTTGGCACAGGGAACCAGCTCCTCAACAGATTAACTACGTCCGTATCCTTTTCCGGCCTGCTGCTCCAGGATGACGTGAGTTTCTGGAAAAACTCCACACTGGCAGTGGTAAAAGCGAACATCGAAAATGTGAGCAACATCACCTTGAATTATCCTACATCCCTTGTGATCACGAATGGATCTATCAGCGTGCTTGCAAATACAAGCCGATTCAGCTGGCTTTCAAAGAACGACTCCAGATGGGCGCAATCAGATCGCGAAAGGGAAAGTTATCCGGTAATAGCGGATCTCGCCTTCGGGCAGGGAAAGATCGTTGTGATATCAGACCCAAGTATTTTCATTAACAGTATGCTTCCAATGCAGGACAACAGGCTACTCCTTGGGAAACTTGTTGAGGAAAGACCATTCGTGGGCTTTGACGAAACCGTACGCATGCCGCCTATACCGGCTTTTAATTACATGATACGAAACAATCCCTCCTTTCAGTACCTGTTTGCAGCAGTAGTTATATCCCTGGCATTTATATATATGAAAAGAGACGAGATTAGTAAGCTTAAAACCAAAACCACAAAATACAGGTTTGATCCGGATGAAGATACCATTATTTCAGAAATATTGAGCAGGAAGAACTGGGATAAACGAAGGTTCATGCTTTTTAGAAACAGGATCCGAGGAAATAAATAA